The Methanococcoides methylutens genome has a window encoding:
- a CDS encoding Coenzyme F420 hydrogenase/dehydrogenase, beta subunit C-terminal domain, translating to MSEEYTWFLKDSVVDTGMCTLCGACAAVCPYEIIEFDENGPKLKEECYRNGEGACKDVCQRVMTDAARISMNVFNFKSLPPSAIGQYQKIVSARATDTSIAEKGQDGGAVTALLGYCFDNGLIDGAVTTAGFTKPDSCVVTSKEELMDTQGAKYSAVPVMAALRQNDAEFKNVAMVGVPCQTYGTRRTQFFTGLNVHPPEVGINGEKAEIPNIPYTIGLFCMENFDYGKLSEYMKSIGIDLDKIRKYAIRLDEMIVTTDDGEIEISLKDIANCVWDGCRICRDAVSKVADISAGHVGSSTGWTTLIARNDKGLALLEAAEKAGYIETIDDVDISMLEDFAAIKMRKFNKELGKRLDDGKKVNFYWVRDYPGVRPEANGTNFVKIKTNSGIVQHDYIARVAELAEKYGDGSLELTTRKSVEIQGVKGENVDGLMADVYGSGLKTIGMGYANACPGMDYCPEGLVTTKDLANELTMQFAQKLTPHKMKVGVAGCPNSCVRAESNDIGIVGQLRPKVDTEKCTGCGRCSELCKLNAISVISGKAVIDRDLCINCGWCVRGCPHEAAVEDERGYSVWIGGNDARRPTNGVLLKAFSTKEEIPALIDKVGKTFVKYRTKPGKERLGNIIELVGEGQFISEVLKE from the coding sequence ATGTCAGAAGAATACACATGGTTCTTAAAAGATTCAGTAGTTGATACAGGAATGTGCACCTTATGCGGTGCCTGCGCTGCGGTTTGCCCTTACGAGATCATCGAATTCGATGAGAATGGACCAAAGTTAAAGGAAGAATGCTACAGGAACGGAGAAGGAGCATGCAAGGATGTTTGCCAGCGTGTCATGACAGATGCAGCCCGTATCTCCATGAACGTGTTCAATTTTAAATCACTGCCTCCATCAGCTATCGGCCAATACCAGAAGATCGTTTCAGCAAGGGCTACAGATACTTCAATAGCTGAAAAAGGACAGGATGGCGGAGCAGTGACCGCTCTTCTTGGATATTGTTTTGACAATGGTCTCATTGATGGCGCTGTTACAACTGCAGGTTTTACAAAACCGGATTCCTGTGTCGTTACAAGCAAAGAAGAACTGATGGATACCCAGGGTGCCAAATATTCCGCAGTTCCCGTGATGGCTGCACTTCGCCAGAATGATGCTGAATTTAAAAATGTCGCAATGGTGGGTGTTCCGTGCCAGACGTACGGAACCAGAAGAACACAGTTCTTCACAGGCCTGAACGTTCATCCACCGGAAGTCGGAATTAATGGTGAAAAGGCTGAGATCCCAAATATACCCTACACAATCGGCCTGTTCTGCATGGAGAACTTTGACTATGGCAAGTTATCCGAATACATGAAAAGCATAGGGATCGACCTGGACAAGATACGGAAATATGCCATCAGGCTCGATGAGATGATCGTTACTACCGATGACGGGGAAATTGAGATCTCACTGAAGGATATCGCTAACTGTGTATGGGATGGATGTCGTATCTGCAGGGATGCGGTTTCAAAAGTTGCAGACATATCAGCAGGACATGTGGGTTCATCCACCGGCTGGACAACTTTGATCGCCCGCAATGATAAGGGACTGGCACTTCTTGAAGCAGCAGAAAAAGCTGGTTACATCGAGACCATCGATGATGTTGATATCAGCATGCTTGAGGACTTTGCAGCTATCAAGATGAGAAAGTTCAATAAAGAGCTTGGTAAGCGTCTTGATGATGGAAAGAAAGTCAACTTCTATTGGGTACGCGACTATCCGGGTGTAAGACCAGAGGCTAATGGAACGAATTTCGTGAAGATCAAAACCAACTCCGGCATCGTACAGCACGATTACATTGCCAGGGTTGCTGAACTTGCAGAGAAGTACGGTGACGGCAGCCTTGAGCTTACCACAAGGAAGAGCGTTGAGATCCAGGGTGTCAAAGGTGAAAATGTCGATGGCCTGATGGCCGATGTTTACGGTAGTGGGCTCAAGACCATTGGAATGGGCTATGCTAACGCCTGTCCGGGAATGGATTACTGTCCAGAGGGGCTTGTTACCACCAAGGATCTTGCAAATGAGCTCACAATGCAGTTTGCCCAGAAGCTCACTCCGCACAAGATGAAGGTCGGTGTGGCCGGATGTCCGAACAGCTGTGTCAGAGCAGAGAGCAATGACATAGGTATTGTAGGCCAGCTCCGTCCGAAGGTCGATACGGAGAAATGTACCGGGTGTGGAAGATGCAGTGAATTGTGCAAACTGAATGCTATATCTGTGATCTCAGGGAAGGCTGTTATCGACAGGGATCTCTGCATTAACTGTGGATGGTGTGTCAGAGGATGCCCGCATGAAGCAGCTGTTGAAGACGAGAGAGGTTATTCTGTATGGATCGGCGGGAACGATGCAAGAAGGCCAACAAATGGTGTTCTCCTGAAGGCATTTTCCACAAAAGAGGAGATCCCAGCTCTGATAGACAAGGTAGGGAAGACATTTGTCAAATATCGGACCAAACCTGGTAAGGAAAGACTCGGCAACATTATTGAACTGGTAGGAGAAGGTCAGTTCATCAGTGAGGTCCTGAAGGAATAA
- a CDS encoding SufB/SufD family protein — MQTGTALKEKAEKAIAKIAMYGEDFDLNEFEVGTKEVPLTEDLEDLDSEFKKTLLNVGVLPDEKDRSGSFLMLDNAISHSSINDPDIELMSLHEAMEKHDWLEEYSWKLVPVDADKYTAKSYLENANGYFIRAPAGKKSSMPVQTCLVTGHKDATQTVHNILIVEEDAQLDVITGCTTKKGVERAMHLGISEIYVKKGGVLNFTMIHNWAEDIGVRPRTAIHLEEGATFVNNYILLKPVKSIQSYPTAILDGEGAFARFHTIAVAHPGSELDLGSRVIFNAPNTKAELVSRTITTGGKITARGEMVANEPHSKGHLECHGLVLNNKGTQRAIPILEANVDDVELTHEAAVGRIAKEQVEYLMARGLSEEDSVGMIVRGFLDVGITGLPEELAEDIDKTIAQIGKDAI, encoded by the coding sequence ATGCAAACGGGGACAGCTTTAAAGGAAAAGGCTGAAAAAGCCATAGCAAAGATTGCAATGTATGGAGAGGACTTCGATCTCAACGAATTCGAGGTCGGTACAAAGGAAGTACCTCTAACTGAAGATCTTGAGGACCTCGATAGTGAGTTTAAGAAAACACTTCTCAATGTAGGTGTTCTCCCTGATGAGAAAGACCGTTCAGGCAGTTTCCTGATGCTGGACAATGCAATATCCCATTCTTCGATCAATGATCCTGACATTGAACTGATGTCACTGCATGAAGCAATGGAGAAACATGACTGGCTGGAGGAATATTCATGGAAGCTTGTTCCTGTGGATGCTGACAAGTACACTGCAAAAAGCTATCTTGAGAATGCTAATGGTTATTTCATTCGTGCACCTGCAGGTAAGAAAAGCTCTATGCCAGTACAGACCTGTCTTGTAACGGGTCATAAAGACGCGACACAGACCGTTCACAACATCCTTATTGTAGAGGAAGATGCACAGCTTGATGTCATTACAGGCTGTACTACCAAGAAAGGCGTGGAAAGGGCAATGCACCTTGGTATTTCAGAGATATACGTCAAGAAAGGCGGTGTCCTTAACTTCACAATGATACACAACTGGGCCGAAGATATAGGCGTGCGCCCAAGGACTGCTATCCATCTCGAAGAAGGTGCAACGTTTGTTAACAACTATATCCTGCTAAAGCCTGTGAAGTCAATTCAGTCCTATCCAACTGCCATCCTGGACGGAGAAGGTGCTTTTGCGAGGTTCCATACTATTGCTGTTGCACACCCCGGTTCAGAACTTGATCTTGGAAGCAGGGTAATTTTCAATGCTCCAAATACAAAGGCAGAGCTTGTTTCAAGAACTATCACTACAGGTGGTAAGATCACTGCCAGGGGAGAGATGGTTGCAAACGAACCGCATTCAAAAGGTCATCTGGAATGCCATGGACTTGTACTTAACAACAAAGGTACACAGCGTGCAATTCCAATACTGGAAGCAAATGTGGATGATGTGGAGCTTACACACGAAGCTGCAGTCGGAAGGATTGCAAAAGAACAGGTCGAATACCTGATGGCACGTGGACTTTCCGAAGAAGATTCTGTAGGAATGATCGTTCGTGGTTTCCTTGATGTGGGCATAACCGGCCTTCCTGAAGAGCTTGCAGAAGATATTGACAAAACGATCGCACAGATCGGAAAGGATGCGATCTGA
- a CDS encoding NifB/NifX family molybdenum-iron cluster-binding protein, whose protein sequence is MKICVTATDKDISAAMDSRFGRCPYFVVVDPDTMEFRAFDNEAASASGGAGIQAAQNISDKGITVLLTGKVGPNAFPILSAAKIKVMEGASGSVADAIQQYKEGKLHEVSAPTAEAHASMAAPGRGMGGRGRSGGSGRGMGGGGGAGRGGGINR, encoded by the coding sequence ATGAAGATATGCGTAACAGCTACAGATAAAGATATTAGTGCAGCAATGGATTCACGTTTTGGAAGGTGCCCTTACTTTGTGGTCGTTGATCCAGACACGATGGAATTCAGAGCATTTGACAATGAAGCAGCTTCTGCATCTGGCGGAGCAGGTATACAGGCTGCCCAGAACATTTCTGACAAAGGGATCACTGTTCTGCTTACCGGCAAAGTCGGTCCTAACGCTTTCCCGATCCTTTCCGCAGCTAAAATTAAAGTAATGGAAGGAGCCAGTGGATCAGTTGCAGATGCGATCCAACAATACAAGGAAGGTAAATTGCATGAAGTATCTGCCCCTACCGCAGAGGCACATGCTTCAATGGCTGCACCCGGTCGGGGAATGGGTGGACGTGGCAGGTCCGGTGGCTCTGGCAGGGGCATGGGAGGTGGCGGTGGAGCCGGAAGGGGTGGTGGAATAAACCGCTAA
- a CDS encoding DUF169 domain-containing protein, producing the protein MDIKEINEFGKQLTEILNLKTKPVAVSLIPEGHDIPEGIERIDETTRHCQMVDTVRKTGKQFYSLADDQMCKGGSSVMGLQEMPHKLAIGDTYYNLKRFSTINAARRTMEKVTKVEAGTTKAVVYGPLETATFKPDVVVIVTSPKQVMQLSQALIYKFGGRVEASFAGIQSVCADGVALPYKEGKISVTVGCGGSRKFANIADDELIIGIPVERLHDLVEAVNEMFA; encoded by the coding sequence ATGGACATCAAGGAAATAAATGAATTTGGAAAGCAGCTAACCGAAATACTGAACCTTAAAACAAAACCAGTTGCAGTATCACTTATTCCTGAAGGTCATGATATACCTGAAGGTATCGAAAGAATAGACGAGACCACAAGACACTGCCAGATGGTGGACACTGTCAGAAAGACCGGAAAGCAATTCTATTCCTTAGCAGATGACCAGATGTGCAAGGGTGGGTCTTCTGTAATGGGCTTGCAGGAAATGCCACACAAGCTGGCTATCGGTGACACCTACTATAACCTCAAGCGTTTCAGCACCATCAATGCAGCAAGACGTACCATGGAAAAGGTAACAAAGGTAGAAGCAGGAACCACAAAAGCAGTCGTATACGGACCACTTGAAACAGCTACTTTCAAGCCTGATGTAGTTGTTATCGTAACCTCGCCAAAACAGGTCATGCAGCTTTCCCAGGCATTGATCTACAAGTTTGGTGGCAGAGTAGAAGCAAGCTTTGCAGGTATCCAGAGTGTCTGTGCAGACGGCGTTGCTCTTCCATACAAGGAAGGTAAGATCAGCGTAACTGTCGGATGCGGAGGAAGCAGGAAATTCGCAAACATCGCAGACGATGAGCTTATCATCGGAATCCCTGTTGAAAGGCTCCACGACCTTGTGGAAGCTGTGAATGAGATGTTCGCCTGA
- a CDS encoding CGGC domain-containing protein: MVKIGLARCEIASRYCPEISCFKVIKSGTGTEEFKDEDIDIIGMITCRGCPGYFKIGEIT; the protein is encoded by the coding sequence TTGGTAAAGATAGGATTGGCAAGGTGTGAAATTGCCTCCAGGTACTGTCCTGAAATCTCCTGTTTTAAGGTGATAAAGAGCGGGACAGGTACTGAAGAGTTCAAGGATGAGGATATTGATATCATTGGCATGATCACATGCAGAGGATGTCCGGGATATTTTAAGATCGGAGAAATTACATGA
- a CDS encoding cation diffusion facilitator family transporter, translated as MAVKEELRLGAKASKNSTIVLVFLAAIKGTVGFYSGSSSLIADAIHTSMDIFTSLAVWVGLKLSLKSSGEHFPYGYYKAENLVALFVSLLIILSGVELVREALSTIRAPSEIEFQELALGAAVFSVITIYALSQYKFKIGRQIGSQALIADATHSYTDVFSSMVVVVAIIGSMFGMPWIDSLGVLVISVVIFKLGISTAKESALTLMDAWLDRESIESIRHSVKQIPGVNKVDDIRLRRSGLVVFGEMQVESAGECDLKRVEMLSVEIEEVVKSEIPNLEHISVDIKPGKISVLKVAIPIIKPEGLQSKLSRHIGKAPYYIIIQLEDNKIIDWEIGENPAADLERKRGVKTAEYLQEHGVNIVIIKDIGEGPFHKFHDSFIKLLDMPDDVEDVETLIGKIPELSAITAPTE; from the coding sequence TTGGCTGTAAAAGAAGAACTTCGGCTAGGTGCAAAAGCTTCGAAAAACTCTACCATTGTACTTGTTTTTCTTGCAGCTATAAAAGGAACAGTAGGTTTCTATTCAGGGAGCTCTTCCCTGATAGCGGATGCTATCCATACGTCAATGGACATCTTTACATCCCTCGCTGTCTGGGTAGGCCTAAAACTAAGCTTAAAGAGTAGTGGGGAACACTTTCCCTACGGATACTACAAAGCAGAGAACCTGGTAGCCCTTTTTGTATCGCTCCTGATCATATTGTCCGGAGTTGAACTTGTCCGCGAGGCACTCTCAACTATAAGGGCACCTTCTGAGATCGAATTCCAGGAGCTGGCACTTGGAGCGGCAGTATTCTCAGTGATCACGATCTATGCCCTTTCACAGTATAAGTTTAAAATCGGAAGACAGATCGGTTCACAGGCATTGATCGCAGATGCCACCCACTCATACACAGATGTATTCAGTTCCATGGTCGTTGTCGTTGCCATCATTGGTTCAATGTTCGGAATGCCATGGATTGATAGCCTGGGTGTCCTTGTAATATCTGTTGTCATCTTCAAGCTCGGGATCAGCACAGCAAAGGAATCGGCACTTACACTCATGGATGCATGGCTGGACAGAGAATCCATCGAAAGCATCCGGCATTCGGTGAAACAAATTCCAGGCGTGAACAAGGTTGATGATATCAGGCTCAGAAGATCCGGTCTTGTGGTATTTGGTGAGATGCAGGTAGAAAGTGCAGGAGAATGCGACCTGAAAAGGGTGGAAATGCTCTCCGTTGAGATCGAAGAGGTGGTTAAAAGTGAGATACCAAATCTTGAACATATTTCAGTTGATATAAAACCTGGAAAGATATCCGTGCTCAAGGTTGCGATCCCTATAATAAAGCCAGAAGGATTACAGTCGAAGCTATCCAGGCATATCGGAAAGGCTCCCTATTATATCATCATTCAGCTGGAAGACAACAAAATAATAGACTGGGAAATTGGTGAGAACCCCGCTGCTGATCTGGAGAGGAAAAGAGGTGTAAAGACGGCGGAGTACCTGCAGGAACATGGCGTTAACATTGTCATCATAAAGGATATTGGGGAAGGTCCATTCCACAAATTCCATGACAGTTTTATCAAACTGTTAGATATGCCGGATGATGTGGAAGATGTTGAAACACTCATTGGAAAGATCCCTGAGCTGAGTGCTATCACCGCTCCTACAGAGTAA
- a CDS encoding DUF169 domain-containing protein, whose amino-acid sequence MDYAKMSEKLIEALELNGKPVAISLLKREKDIPEGLVKIEAPRRYCQMLQDARFDDKVTFATMDEHACKGGAAAIGLQDYPDKIKSGELYFDKLGKEISLSVAKRVVDNMPRPAPGSTVATVVAPLDSTPTEPDVIIVIGNTLVARRIAHSVIYRRGGRMTANFAGIQSTCADATGSPYTTGEVNISIGCDGAAKNAGLKDDEMVVGIPAEQLEDITGILEMKAGAWNDWMRS is encoded by the coding sequence ATGGATTATGCAAAAATGAGTGAGAAACTTATTGAGGCACTGGAACTTAATGGGAAACCAGTGGCAATATCATTGTTAAAGAGAGAAAAGGATATTCCTGAAGGTCTGGTAAAGATCGAAGCACCAAGAAGATATTGCCAGATGCTTCAGGATGCCAGGTTCGATGACAAGGTAACTTTTGCTACCATGGATGAGCATGCCTGTAAAGGTGGCGCTGCAGCCATCGGTCTACAGGACTATCCTGACAAGATCAAAAGCGGAGAACTGTATTTTGATAAGCTTGGAAAAGAGATCTCCCTGAGTGTCGCTAAGCGTGTTGTAGACAACATGCCAAGGCCTGCTCCCGGTTCAACTGTTGCAACGGTCGTTGCTCCACTGGACAGCACACCAACAGAACCTGATGTTATCATTGTGATCGGAAACACCCTTGTAGCCAGAAGGATCGCACATTCCGTGATCTACAGGCGCGGTGGCCGTATGACTGCAAACTTTGCAGGTATCCAGTCCACATGTGCTGATGCTACCGGTTCACCTTACACCACCGGGGAAGTTAACATCTCTATTGGCTGTGACGGTGCTGCCAAGAATGCAGGACTCAAGGACGATGAGATGGTTGTAGGTATTCCTGCAGAACAGCTTGAGGACATCACAGGCATTCTGGAAATGAAAGCAGGTGCCTGGAACGATTGGATGAGATCTTAA
- a CDS encoding DEAD/DEAH box helicase: MDVPHLINVIRSSRRYEGQMVHVETIPSKEPEYGEVLLKPLITYALSEMGIEKLYTHQAEAIETAKRGEDLVLSTSTASGKSLCYMLPIFETLMEDPNATALYISPLNALVNDQLDTFKNFRDLMGIEMNINKFIGTMSSEEKSAVKYGNPRILFTNPEMLHLSFLQWKHQWKKFLSNLKFIVLDESHSYSGVMGSNMANLLRRLNRVCDHYGSNPQYICCTATIGNPEEHTSALIGKDVTLVNKDGSGSGMQKFIFWNPPLYTRSRSSNFTLRKASFGETVGLFTTFVQNDLQTIVFARSRQKVERMYVEAKNRLEQRGEQKIISPYRGGYHGNEREAIEKGLSSGNVAGVISTMALELGIDIGGLDACIMDGFPGTIMSARQQSGRAGRGSQESVVALVADSNALDQYYMRNPTDLFKKECEEAVINVSNRYIQAGHLLCAARELALRPEDEKYFGSDFAEIMAVLEEEGLLEGETEKLCTDGKAHMRVSIRGIDGDGYTIFEKGSRAPLEKDIGRLRAYREAFKGAVYINKGTPYSVTELDHEKQIIRVEKAKDGYYTRSQVASDIQIVDVIDTKPLQTCDGVTVGFGDVDVTQQVTGFKRFMQRTDEELGQFSLTMPKFSLETEALWLELPEYLADLVEKYERDFNGGIHAIEHAIIAMYPLHLLADRNDVGGVSTPEHTDLNKKSGIFVYDGHAGGVGYAEAGYGRIVEMLEVTLKAIESCPCKDGCPSCIQSPKCGNNNNPLDKDAAIMILRKMLGKPEYIPKRKYLSEISKQRSGSPALNRQHEKKDQNDAADALNRARRKLKRQGSGSAAEWVKMGIAAGRDEKDHKKACDCFDRALQLDPDNSSALSNKGVTYIMMGKHTLALQCFNRLLDLGYGKSHVVWKNKGTALRLLGDRVGAIEAYNEALRIKPDDAGTKQMRDKLREADNALYARDGM, from the coding sequence ATGGATGTCCCTCACCTTATAAATGTTATCCGTTCCTCGCGCAGGTATGAAGGCCAGATGGTTCATGTTGAGACCATTCCTTCAAAAGAGCCGGAATACGGTGAGGTTTTACTGAAACCGTTGATAACGTATGCTCTCAGCGAAATGGGCATTGAGAAGCTTTACACTCATCAGGCAGAGGCCATCGAGACAGCTAAAAGAGGTGAGGACCTTGTTCTCTCCACCAGTACAGCAAGTGGTAAATCCCTGTGCTATATGCTTCCTATCTTCGAGACATTGATGGAAGATCCCAATGCAACTGCCCTTTATATTTCACCTTTGAACGCACTGGTCAATGACCAGCTTGATACATTTAAGAATTTCCGTGATCTCATGGGCATCGAGATGAACATCAACAAGTTCATCGGTACCATGTCCTCTGAGGAAAAATCCGCGGTAAAATATGGCAATCCCAGAATACTTTTTACAAATCCGGAAATGCTCCATTTGAGCTTCCTGCAATGGAAACACCAGTGGAAGAAATTCCTCTCTAACCTGAAGTTCATCGTTCTTGATGAGAGCCATTCCTACAGCGGTGTCATGGGAAGCAATATGGCAAACCTGCTTCGGAGGCTTAATCGTGTTTGTGATCATTACGGATCTAACCCGCAGTACATCTGCTGTACAGCTACCATTGGCAATCCGGAAGAACATACATCTGCTTTGATAGGTAAAGATGTAACACTGGTCAATAAGGATGGTTCTGGCAGTGGAATGCAGAAGTTCATTTTCTGGAATCCTCCTCTTTATACTCGTTCACGCTCCAGCAATTTCACTCTCCGGAAAGCAAGTTTTGGTGAGACCGTCGGCCTGTTCACCACCTTTGTGCAGAATGACCTGCAGACCATTGTGTTTGCAAGATCAAGACAAAAAGTCGAAAGGATGTATGTAGAAGCAAAGAACAGACTTGAGCAGAGGGGGGAGCAAAAGATCATCAGTCCTTACAGGGGTGGCTATCATGGGAATGAACGTGAAGCGATAGAGAAGGGACTCTCAAGTGGGAATGTTGCAGGTGTCATTTCTACTATGGCTCTCGAACTTGGTATTGATATCGGAGGTCTGGATGCCTGTATAATGGATGGTTTTCCGGGGACCATCATGAGTGCCAGGCAGCAATCCGGACGAGCAGGACGTGGAAGTCAGGAGAGTGTCGTTGCCCTTGTGGCTGATTCCAATGCACTTGACCAGTATTATATGAGAAATCCGACTGACCTTTTCAAGAAAGAATGTGAAGAGGCGGTTATCAACGTTTCTAATCGCTATATTCAGGCCGGCCATCTGCTGTGTGCAGCAAGAGAACTGGCATTAAGGCCGGAGGATGAGAAGTATTTCGGTAGTGATTTTGCCGAGATAATGGCAGTACTTGAAGAAGAAGGATTGCTTGAGGGTGAAACCGAAAAACTTTGTACTGACGGCAAGGCTCACATGCGTGTGTCCATCAGGGGAATTGATGGCGATGGCTACACTATCTTTGAGAAAGGAAGCCGTGCTCCCCTGGAAAAGGACATTGGCAGGCTAAGGGCATATAGGGAGGCTTTCAAGGGTGCTGTCTACATCAACAAAGGCACTCCTTATTCTGTTACTGAACTTGACCATGAGAAACAGATCATCCGGGTGGAGAAAGCAAAGGATGGCTATTACACAAGGTCACAGGTGGCTTCAGACATACAGATAGTGGATGTGATCGATACAAAGCCTCTTCAGACCTGTGATGGTGTCACTGTTGGCTTTGGTGATGTTGACGTCACCCAACAGGTCACCGGCTTCAAGAGGTTCATGCAGCGTACTGATGAGGAGCTTGGACAATTTTCCCTCACTATGCCAAAGTTCAGTCTTGAGACCGAAGCCCTCTGGCTTGAGCTTCCTGAATACCTTGCCGATCTGGTGGAAAAGTATGAAAGGGATTTCAATGGCGGCATCCATGCCATCGAGCATGCGATCATAGCAATGTATCCGCTTCACCTTCTTGCTGACAGGAACGATGTGGGCGGGGTTTCAACTCCTGAACATACTGACCTGAACAAGAAGAGCGGGATCTTCGTCTATGATGGTCATGCAGGAGGTGTCGGGTATGCAGAAGCCGGCTATGGCAGGATTGTCGAAATGCTCGAGGTTACACTGAAAGCTATAGAGAGCTGTCCCTGCAAGGATGGATGCCCAAGCTGTATCCAGTCCCCTAAGTGTGGTAATAACAACAATCCTCTGGATAAGGATGCAGCAATCATGATCCTCAGGAAGATGCTTGGCAAACCTGAATACATCCCGAAGAGGAAGTACCTGTCTGAGATCTCAAAGCAGAGGTCAGGATCTCCTGCTTTGAACAGGCAGCACGAGAAGAAGGATCAGAATGATGCCGCTGATGCATTGAACAGGGCAAGAAGAAAGCTTAAGCGTCAGGGATCAGGATCAGCTGCCGAGTGGGTTAAAATGGGGATCGCTGCCGGCAGGGATGAGAAGGATCACAAAAAGGCATGTGATTGCTTTGACAGAGCCTTACAACTGGATCCGGATAATAGTTCAGCACTTTCGAACAAAGGTGTCACATACATTATGATGGGGAAGCATACGCTGGCATTGCAATGCTTTAACAGGCTTTTGGACCTTGGTTATGGAAAAAGTCATGTGGTCTGGAAGAACAAGGGTACAGCTTTGAGACTGCTTGGGGATCGTGTTGGTGCAATTGAGGCATACAATGAAGCCCTCAGGATAAAACCGGATGATGCCGGAACAAAACAGATGAGGGATAAATTAAGGGAAGCTGATAATGCTCTGTATGCTCGCGATGGCATGTGA
- a CDS encoding ATP-binding protein encodes MKIAIASGKGGTGKTTVAVNLALSLNDAQLFDCDVEEPNCNLFLRYDLEKIEDVNVPTPVVDKSKCDLCGKCSEFCQFNALAVLPEDVMIFPTLCHGCGGCTIVCPNEAISEVDRRVGTIEGSVNEELVFYQGMLKIGEPMTSLVIKALQEHIDKNTTAIIDAPPGTACPVIASVKNIDYCILVTESTPFGFHDLKLALDVMRILGIPFGVVINRCDIGDTSVEEYCIEEGIPVLMKIPYDMEIAKLYSQGIPFVNEMPEWKDRFLRLFRDVTSLSEMRELPEQ; translated from the coding sequence ATGAAAATTGCTATCGCAAGCGGAAAAGGTGGAACAGGCAAGACCACAGTGGCAGTAAATCTTGCACTTTCCCTAAATGATGCACAACTGTTCGACTGTGACGTGGAAGAACCCAATTGCAACCTGTTCCTGAGATACGATCTTGAGAAAATCGAGGATGTGAATGTTCCGACACCGGTTGTTGATAAAAGCAAATGTGACCTTTGCGGTAAATGTTCTGAGTTTTGCCAGTTCAATGCCCTTGCCGTTTTGCCTGAAGATGTAATGATCTTCCCAACCCTATGTCATGGATGTGGTGGATGCACTATTGTATGTCCGAATGAAGCTATCAGTGAGGTGGACAGGAGAGTCGGAACCATTGAAGGTTCAGTAAACGAAGAACTCGTGTTCTATCAGGGAATGTTGAAGATAGGGGAACCCATGACATCACTTGTGATCAAGGCCCTTCAGGAGCATATCGATAAGAATACGACTGCTATCATCGATGCACCTCCGGGTACTGCCTGCCCGGTCATTGCTTCAGTGAAGAATATCGATTACTGTATCCTTGTAACCGAATCTACACCTTTTGGGTTCCATGACCTGAAACTTGCTCTTGATGTGATGAGGATACTGGGAATACCGTTCGGTGTGGTGATAAATCGATGCGATATCGGTGACACCAGCGTAGAAGAATACTGTATTGAAGAGGGGATCCCGGTCTTGATGAAGATCCCTTATGATATGGAGATAGCAAAGTTGTACTCACAGGGAATTCCCTTTGTAAATGAGATGCCGGAGTGGAAGGACAGATTTCTCAGGCTTTTCAGAGATGTTACCTCACTGTCTGAAATGAGGGAACTTCCTGAACAATGA